A genome region from Gouania willdenowi chromosome 9, fGouWil2.1, whole genome shotgun sequence includes the following:
- the abcb9 gene encoding ABC-type oligopeptide transporter ABCB9 produces the protein MDFRVKVSCTVFYVLLDVILTTVLYTHGSHMSTFTSDALHFSILRSTLDIWVLVLFRASLLLGASIGLCWNKVDGPQRVSRSLDLALFACLVVLTYALTKLLMLSEAVSLKQQPWLLSLVCWTCAASLGVVGLWTWLGAEPSSSEEGGGQSEDAEKLLDTVGEGEEEAAGGVRSENEEEEKQSSSGATLGRLLTYCRKDGGLLFVAVLFLVISAVCEAFIPLYYGKAIDSIVVHQSMEYFAKPVITLAALAFVSSLAMGVRGGVFTLTFARLNLRLRNHLFRTLMMQEIGFFDENHTGDILSRLSADTTQVGDLISQNVNIFLRSTIKGIGFFIFMMGMSWKLTLVTVMGFPFIGLVSKLYGEYYKKLTKEVQTTLAEGNKIAEETISSMRTVRSFANESGEADSYYAKLLFMFQLNKKQALAYACYMWSSCISELALELAVLYYGGHLVVSGQLSSGSLISFFIYMLEMGECLSSIASVYTGLMQGVGAAEKVFEYLDRKPVHPADGTEAPETCSGLVEFKSVTFAYPTRPEADILKDVSFTLRPGEVTALVGPSGSGKSSCVSLLEDFYLPQGGRVLLDGQPVHSYQHQFLHSKVALVGQEPMLFARTVEENITYGMTGVTMETVVQAAIKANAHDFISALPKGYQTSVGEKGTQLSGGQKQRVAIARALIRNPRVLILDEATSALDAESEHTVQQALNNIMQEHTVLVVAHRLSTVEKADNIIVLDRGRVAEQGSHTQLMSIGGLYCKLVQRQVLGIETGVEILNPEPNASLGAYKGRRRRISSNVSNESEPESNMRY, from the exons ATGGATTTTAGAGTGAAAGTGAGCTGCACAGTGTTTTATGTCTTGCTGGACGTCATCCTCACCACTGTCCTGTACACGCATGGATCCCACATGTCCACCTTCACTAGCGACGCCCTGCACTTCAGCATCCTGCGTTCGACTCTGGACATTTGGGTGTTGGTGCTCTTCAGGGCCAGCCTCTTACTGGGAGCCTCCATCGGCCTGTGCTGGAACAAAGTGGACGGCCCCCAGAGGGTGTCCAGATCCTTGGACCTGGCCCTCTTTGCCTGTCTGGTGGTGCTGACCTATGCTCTGACTAAGCTGCTGATGCTGAGTGAAGCTGTGTCACTGAAACAACAGCCGTGGCTGCTCAGTCTGGTATGCTGGACCTGTGCAGCCTCGCTAGGGGTGGTGGGCCTGTGGACGTGGTTAGGGGCGGAGCCAAGCAGCAGCGAGGAAGGAGGAGGACAGTCTGAGGATGCTGAGAAGCTTCTGGATACGGTTGgtgagggagaggaggaggcgGCTGGAGGTGTGAGGAGTGAAAATGAGGAGGAAGAGAAGCAGAGCAGCTCTGGTGCAACACTGGGACGTCTGCTGACGTACTGCAGGAAGGATGGAGGTCTGCTCTTTGTGGCTGTGCTCTTCCTCGTCATCTCTGCAGTCT GTGAAGCCTTTATTCCTTTATACTACGGCAAAGCCATCGACAGCATCGTGGTTCACCAGAGCATGGAGTACTTTGCTAAACCTGTCATCACTTTGGCAGCTCTGGCTTTTGTGAG CTCTCTGGCGATGGGAGTACGAGGCGGCGTCTTCACCCTGACCTTTGCCAGGTTAAACCTGAGGCTCAGGAATCATCTCTTCAGGACTCTGATGATGCAGGAGATCGGCTTCTTTGATGAAAAccacacag GAGACATCCTCTCACGGCTCTCGGCCGACACCACGCAGGTGGGGGACCTCATCTCCCAGAACGTCAACATCTTCCTGCGCAGCACCATCAAAGGCATCGGCTTCTTCATCTTTATGATGGGAATGTCCTGGAAGCTCACACTGGTGACAGTCATGGGGTTTCCCTTCATCGGCCTCGTCTCCAAGCTTTACGGGGAATACTACAAG AAACTGACCAAAGAGGTGCAAACCACTCTTGCAGAAGGGAACAAAATCGCAGAAGAAACCATCTCTTCCATGAGGACGGTGCGCAGCTTCGCTAACGAGAGCGGAGAGGCGGACTCTTACTACGCCAAACTGCTGTTCATGTTCCAGCTCAATAAAAAGCAGGCGCTAGCCTACGCCTGCTACATGTGGTCCAGCTGT atCTCTGAGCTAGCTCTGGAGCTCGCCGTCCTCTACTACGGAGGTCACCTGGTGGTCAGCGGGCAGCTGAGCAGCGGCTCTCTCATCTCATTCTTCATCTACATGCTGGAGATGGGAGAATGTCTCTCG AGCATCGCCTCGGTCTACACCGGCCTCATGCAGGGAGTGGGAGCCGCTGAGAAGGTGTTCGAGTACCTGGACAGGAAACCAGTTCACCCAGCCGATGGCACAGAGGCTCCGGAGACTTGCAGCGGACTGGTGGAGTTCAAAAGCGTCACGTTTGCTTACCCGACACGACCAGAGGCCGATATTCTTAAG GACGTGTCTTTCACGCTGCGTCCCGGTGAAGTGACGGCCCTGGTGGGTCCTTCAGGCAGTGGGAAGAGCTCGTGTGTGAGTCTGCTGGAGGACTTCTACCTTCCTCAGGGGGGCCGAGTGCTGCTGGACGGACAGCCTGTGCACAGCTACCAGCACCAGTTCCTCCACTCTAAG GTGGCTCTGGTGGGACAGGAGCCGATGCTGTTCGCCCGAACCGTGGAGGAGAACATCACTTACGGAATGACCGGTGTTACCATGGAAACGGTGGTTCAGGCCGCCATCAAGGCCAACGCTCATGATTTCATCAGCGCTCTCCCCAAAGGCTACCAGACAA GTGTAGGTGAGAAGGGCACACAGCTGTCAGGAGGCCAAAAACAAAGGGTGGCCATCGCCCGGGCGCTCATACGTAACCCTCGGGTCTTGATCCTAGATGAGGCCACCAGTGCTCTGGATGCAGAGAGTGAACACACG GTCCAACAGGCTCTGAACAACATCATGCAGGAGCACACGGTGCTGGTGGTGGCTCATCGGCTCAGCACGGTGGAGAAGGCGGACAACATCATTGTGTTGGACAGAGGCCGTGTGGCCGAGCAGGGCTCTCACACACAGCTTATGAGCATCGGTGGACTTTACTGCAAACTGGTGCAGAGGCAGGTCCTCGGCATCGAAACGGGAGTGGAAATCCTTAACCCGGAGCCAAACGCCTCGTTGGGAGCCTACAAGGGTCGGCGGAGACGGATAAGCAGCAACGTGAGCAACGAGAGTGAACCGGAGTCCAACATGCGCTACTGA
- the ogfod2 gene encoding 2-oxoglutarate and iron-dependent oxygenase domain-containing protein 2 isoform X1, protein MTNYEPPKFYSCDCFRTDNIFLHDYRLHVRFVSEEQFRLDYQPVLQSLGCITEQQFDEVLEKISEEVDRRRRLSVTSAERTAAIRDSYQPLHPHVYKLQQSFFAPKFKDIVEYCRTPNATEKGLLELLEEEAAPRVYRLPVFQKRFCDDLLEELEHFERSAAPKGRPNSMNHYGVLLNELGFDEGFMTPLREQYLLPLTSLLYPDCGGRCLDSHKAFVVKYDLHEDLELSYHSDNSEVTLNVSLGKEFTQGNLYFGDMRQVPLSETECSEVTHHVTEGLLHRGQQMHGALPIASGQRWNLIVWMRASQVRNRLCPMCNRKPSLVEGQGFAEGFTKESQPDVWCVLT, encoded by the exons ATGACGAACTATGAGCCTCCGAAGTTCTACAGCTGTGATTGTTTCAGGACGGATAACATCTTCCTCCACGATTATCGCCTCCATGTCCGCTTCGTATCAGAGGAGCAGTTCAGACTGGACTACCAGCCA GTGTTACAAAGTCTTGGCTGCATCACTGAACAACAGTTTGATGAAGTGCTGGAAAAG ATCTCTGAGGAGGTGGACCGACGAAGACGTCTAAGCGTGACCTCTGCGGAGAGAACGGCCGCCATCAGAGACTCGTACCAGCCTCTCCATCCTCACGTCTACAAGCTGCAG CAGTCCTTCTTCGCTCCCAAGTTTAAAGACATCGTGGAATACTGTCGAACACCCAACGCCACCGAGAAAGGGCTGCTGGAGCTGCTGGAGGAGGAAGCAG CCCCGCGGGTTTACCGCCTCCCCGTGTTCCAGAAACGCTTCTGTGATGATCTGCTGGAGGAGTTGGAGCACTTTGAACGATCGGCTGCTCCCAAAGGAAGACCTAACTCCATGAACCACTATGGG GTTCTTCTCAATGAGCTGGGCTTTGACGAGGGCTTCATGACGCCTCTCCGTGAGCAGTACCTGCTCCCGCTCACCTCGCTGCTGTACCCAGACTGCGGGGGGCGCTGTCTGGACAGCCACAAGGCCTTCGTGGTCAAGTACGACCTGCACGAAGACCTGGAGCTCAGCTACCACTCTGACAACTCAGAGGTCACCCTTAACGTGTCGCTGGGGAAGGAGTTCACCCAGGGAAACCTTTACTTTGGAGATATGAGACAA GTGCCTTTAAGTGAGACAGAGTGTTCTGAGGTGACTCACCATGTGACCGAGGGTCTCCTTCACCGAGGCCAGCAGATGCACGGAGCTCTGCCCATCGCCTCTGGTCAGCGCTGGAACCTCATCGTGTGGATGAGAGCCTCACAG GTTCGCAACAGGCTGTGTCCGATGTGCAACAGGAAACCATCACTGGTCGAAGGCCAAGGATTTGCCGAAGGATTCACAAAAGAGTCACAGCCAGACGTTTGGTGTGTGCTGACGTGA
- the ogfod2 gene encoding 2-oxoglutarate and iron-dependent oxygenase domain-containing protein 2 isoform X2 — MTNYEPPKFYSCDCFRTDNIFLHDYRLHVRFVSEEQFRLDYQPVLQSLGCITEQQFDEVLEKISEEVDRRRRLSVTSAERTAAIRDSYQPLHPHVYKLQSFFAPKFKDIVEYCRTPNATEKGLLELLEEEAAPRVYRLPVFQKRFCDDLLEELEHFERSAAPKGRPNSMNHYGVLLNELGFDEGFMTPLREQYLLPLTSLLYPDCGGRCLDSHKAFVVKYDLHEDLELSYHSDNSEVTLNVSLGKEFTQGNLYFGDMRQVPLSETECSEVTHHVTEGLLHRGQQMHGALPIASGQRWNLIVWMRASQVRNRLCPMCNRKPSLVEGQGFAEGFTKESQPDVWCVLT; from the exons ATGACGAACTATGAGCCTCCGAAGTTCTACAGCTGTGATTGTTTCAGGACGGATAACATCTTCCTCCACGATTATCGCCTCCATGTCCGCTTCGTATCAGAGGAGCAGTTCAGACTGGACTACCAGCCA GTGTTACAAAGTCTTGGCTGCATCACTGAACAACAGTTTGATGAAGTGCTGGAAAAG ATCTCTGAGGAGGTGGACCGACGAAGACGTCTAAGCGTGACCTCTGCGGAGAGAACGGCCGCCATCAGAGACTCGTACCAGCCTCTCCATCCTCACGTCTACAAGCTGCAG TCCTTCTTCGCTCCCAAGTTTAAAGACATCGTGGAATACTGTCGAACACCCAACGCCACCGAGAAAGGGCTGCTGGAGCTGCTGGAGGAGGAAGCAG CCCCGCGGGTTTACCGCCTCCCCGTGTTCCAGAAACGCTTCTGTGATGATCTGCTGGAGGAGTTGGAGCACTTTGAACGATCGGCTGCTCCCAAAGGAAGACCTAACTCCATGAACCACTATGGG GTTCTTCTCAATGAGCTGGGCTTTGACGAGGGCTTCATGACGCCTCTCCGTGAGCAGTACCTGCTCCCGCTCACCTCGCTGCTGTACCCAGACTGCGGGGGGCGCTGTCTGGACAGCCACAAGGCCTTCGTGGTCAAGTACGACCTGCACGAAGACCTGGAGCTCAGCTACCACTCTGACAACTCAGAGGTCACCCTTAACGTGTCGCTGGGGAAGGAGTTCACCCAGGGAAACCTTTACTTTGGAGATATGAGACAA GTGCCTTTAAGTGAGACAGAGTGTTCTGAGGTGACTCACCATGTGACCGAGGGTCTCCTTCACCGAGGCCAGCAGATGCACGGAGCTCTGCCCATCGCCTCTGGTCAGCGCTGGAACCTCATCGTGTGGATGAGAGCCTCACAG GTTCGCAACAGGCTGTGTCCGATGTGCAACAGGAAACCATCACTGGTCGAAGGCCAAGGATTTGCCGAAGGATTCACAAAAGAGTCACAGCCAGACGTTTGGTGTGTGCTGACGTGA